The DNA segment CGCCGCCGGACTGCGGGCGCTGGGCGTGGGCCTGGGCGAGCGGGTGGTGATCTACATGCCGCTGACCCCGGAAGGCTGCATTGCCATGCTGGCCTGCGCGCGGCTGGGGGCGGTGCATTCGGTGGTCTACGCGGGCCTGGGCGTGGGCGCGCTGCGGGACCGCATCACTGACGCGGGCGCGCGGGTGGTGATCACGGCGGATGTGGGGTATCGGCGCGGCAAACTGGTGGACCTGTACTCGGTGGCGGCCGAGGCCGTGGCCGATCTGCCGCAGGTGCAGCATCTGGTGTTGTGGGAGCGCATCAAGACCTTCTCGCGCGAACATGACCCGCGCACGGTGGCCTGGGAAAGCCTGTTCACGCATGGGCGGGCCGCCGCCGTACCCGTGGGGGCCGAGCATCCGCTGTACATCCTCTACACCTCCGGCAGCACGGGCAAGCCCAAGGGCGTGGTCCACACGCACGGGGGCTACGTCGTGGGCACCGCCTACCATCTGGGGGCGCTGTTCGATGTCACCGAGAGCGACGTGTTCTTCTGCACCAGCGACATCGGCTGGATCGTGGGCCACGGCTATATCGTCTACGGCCCGCTGGTAGCCGGGGCCACCGTGCTGTTCCGCGAGGGTGCGCCGGATTTCCCGGATCCCGGTATCCTGTGGCGCAGCGTCGAGAAATATGGCGTGGACGTGCTGTTCACCGCGCCCACCACCCTGCGCCTGTTCATGAAGCTGGGGGCCGAGGTGCTAGAACCCTATGACCTGAGCCGCCTGCGCGTGATCGCCTGCGCGGGCGAGGCGCTGAACCCGCAGGCGTGGCGCTGGGCGCAGCAGCATCTGGGCGGGGGACTGGGGGAAGGCGCGCACGCCATCGTCATCGATCACTGGTGGCAGACCGAACTGGGTGCGCCCACGCTGGGCAGCCACCCGCGCTGGGACGCGCGCCCCGGCTTTGTGGGCCGCCCCCTGGCCGGGGTGGTGGCCGACGTGGTGGACGAGGCAGGCAACAGCTTGCCCGACAACGTGCAGGGCCAGTTGGTCATCCGCCGCCCCTTTCCGTCCATGATGCGCGGCATCCACGGCAACCCGGAAAAGTACGCCCAGGTCTGGAGCGAGAACCCGGCGGGCTACCTGTCCGGCGATCTGGCCCTGCGGGACGCGGACGGCTGCTTCTCGATCCTGGGCCGCGCCGACGACGTGCTGAGCGTGGCCGGGCACCGCATTGGCAGCTCGGACGTGGAGGACGCCCTGGTCTCTCACCCTGCCGTGGCCGAGGCTGCCGTGATCGGCATTCCCGACGAGCTGAAGGGCCAGAGCATCGTCGCCTACGTGATCCTGCTGGCCTCCCACAGCGCACAGGCAGACAGCCCTGGCCTGCGCGCCAGCATCGGTGAGCATGTGCGGCGCGAACTGGGGCCGATTGCCACGCTGGGCCGGGTGGAAATCGTCGCCGCCCTGCCCAAGACCCGCAGCGGTAAGATCATGCGCCGCGTGCTACGTGCCCAGGCGCTGGGCGAAGACCCCGGCGACCTGACCACGTTGGAGGGCTAGCGGGAGCGTCCCCGGAGGTCTGGAGACGTGACGGGATGTCCCTCGATCTCGCTCTTTCTGTTTGTGAGCGGAGCTGCGCGGCGGCGGGGAGGGCAGGCTGTCAACAAAACTGGGCTTTGGACAGCTTCACACCACCCTCGCAGCCATAGTCGCCGTGTCACCGTCAAAGTCGGGCGAAGCCGTCTCCGCCTCCGCCGTATGAATCCGGTCCCGGCCCGCAGCCTTGGCCCCATACAGCGCGTTGTCCACCCGCGCCACCAGCCGGGTCAGGTCGTCGCCCGCGTGGCAGGCACTGACGCCGAAGCTGGCGGTCAGCAGGCCGACCTGCGGGTGGGGCGAGGCCAGCAGCCGTTGCCGCAGCGCCTCGGCCCGGCAGGTGGCCCCGGCCCCGGTTGCACCAGGGAGGATCAGCATGAATTCCTCGCCACCCCAGCGCCCCGGCGTTTCACCGTCCTGCGCTTCCTGCCGTAGCAGCCCGGCGATATGTGTCAGTGCGCTGTCTCCGGCCAGATGGCCGTGCGTATCGTTGACCAGCTTGAAATGATCGATGTCCAGCATGATCACGCTGCCGCCCTGACCGGGGACTGTCCTCTTACCAGGGACTGTCATGTCTGGAAAAGCCGCGTCCGGGTGGGCCGGGTCCAGCAGCAGTTCGAGCTGCTGGTACAGGCGGCGGCGGTTGGGCAGGCCGGTCAGGGCATCGGTCCAGGCCTCGTGTTCCAGCCGCAACTGCTTTTGGGCCAGCGCGATGAAGCTGTTCTTGTACCATGCCAGCGCGTGTAGCAGCATCAGCACCGTGCCGGTGGATAGAAAGAGCTGGAGGTCGAAGAAGGACAGCTTCAGATCGCCCTGCACCGCGCGCAGCAGCACCAGCGCCAGGGCAGCGCCGAACATGCCCAGATTCAGCAGCCCGGCGCTGCGGGTGCCGAACACCAGATACCTGAAGACCGCGTTGGTGATCAGCATCAGGAACATGTTGAGGCTGACCTGCCCTCCCACCACGCCGTAATACGCCTGAAACAGCACGAACAGCGCATTGAAGGCGATGGTGATCTTCAGCGCACCTTCCAGCGACTTGCCGCTGACGATCCGGTAGCCGGCCCACAGGCACACCAGCGCCATGACCGCGTACACCCCCAGCATGGGCACTCTGGGATCGGCACTGGACGCCTCCAGTCCCCACAGGATCAGCAGGACGGGCACACCGCAGATCAGCGCGGTCAGGGCCAGACCCTGATGCAGGGTGTGCCTGAGTTCCGCGCCAGGTTCATGGGTGACGTCGCCTGTTTCCCCGGCCGCCATGCTCACCCCGGTCCTCGGGCGCGGGCGCCGGACGCGCGCCGAATCTGAAAGTCTGGAGAACGCGGGGAACCGCATGACCTGAGCTTACGTGAGTCTGGCCCACAGTTCTGTCACAAAACCCTTTCACGCTGCCGGATTTACCTCAATTATGCAAACTCTGATTGGAAGTTGTTGAAAACACCTGGAAATCCGAGCGGGAGTCGCAGAGCTGCGACGCAGAGGAAGAGCGTCCTCATGGGCACCTGTTCATGACGAGAGCGAGCAGGAGAAAAACGGGTTCCGGACGTGGAGTGGAAGAATCGGCGCTGTTCCGATTCCTGCACGGAACAAACGGAACCCGTACCAGTCTGCGCTCATGGGTAGCGTCCCAACCGCTCCACCAGCAGGGCAAAAAAGCCGTCTGCGTCCACTCCGGTCACCACCTCCACATTCTTCGGTTGCCCGGTCACGTTCCACATGTCGGCCACCGTGCGGCCCGCGCTGGGGCCAGCGGTCAGGTCCATCTCGACGTGCATGGGCCGGGAGGTAAACAGTTCCGGGCGCAGCAGCCACGCCACGGTCATCGGATCGTGCAGCGCGCCGCCGTCCCAGCCGTAGCGCTCGCGGTGGTGTTCGGCAAAGAATTCCAGCAGCACCGCCGCGAATTCGCCCACCCGCGTGCCCAGCGTCCGGAAGGCTGCCACGCGGGCCGGGTGCGCGATGGCCTGATGCGTGACGTTCAGGCCGAACATCGTCAGCGGCACGCCGGACGTGAACACGATCTGCGCTGCGTGGGGATCGGCCAGCGCATTGAATTCGGCGGCGGGGGTCCAGTTGCCGGTGTCGGTGCTGCCGCCCATCCAGACCACCCCCTTGACCAGGGGCACGATGTCCGGCGCGAGGCGAAAGGCCAGCGCCAGATTGGTCAGCGGCCCGGTGGGCACCAGCGTGACCTCGCCGGGGCGGGCGCGCACGGTGTCGATAATGAACTGAGCGGCGTGCCCGGCCTCCGCCCCGCGCGTCGGCGTGGGCAAATCGGGGCCGTCCATGCCGCTGTCTCCGTGTACCGACTCGGCGCTGATGCGCCCCCGGACCAGCGGGCGGTCTGCTCCGGCAAAAATGGGCACGTCCTTACCGCTCAGTTCGCGCACGATCAGGGCGTTGCGGGTGGTGTGGTCCAGGCCCACGTTGCCGAACACGGTGGTCAGGCCCAGCACCTGAAACTCTGGACTGATCAGCGCCAGCAGGAAGTTGATGGCGTCGTCGTGGCCGGGATCGCCGTCCAGGATGATGGGCTGGGCAGGGGTGGGCGTGACAGGCATGGGGGGCATTGTGTCATTTGCTGATTTACACAGGGTTAACCACCCCCGGCTGGGTTAACTCATCGTAAGCTGCGCGCCATCTGTCCCACCCCGAAGTGGCTAAAATACGGTCATGAAGGGCCTGAAAGAATTTGTCGACTGGCTCCGGGAAATCCTGGGGGGCGCGCCTCAACCCCAGCCAGTCCCCATCCCTGTTCGCGTGCGCGACCGCTGACAGCACCCTCTCCACCCACCAACCTCCACACCTGCCTGTTCCGGCGGGTGTTTTTTGTGCCATCGGTGCTGGCGCGCCGGGGCGGTCCAAAAGCTACACACACTCCGGTCATCCGGGCTTTGGCCGCGCTACCATGCTGAGCGTGCCGCAGCGCGCCGAACAGGCAATGGAAGAACATGGAATGGGGGAACTCCGGGCGCTGGTGACAGGTCGCCCGGTCCCGGAAGTGCAGGGCATCGAGCGGGCCTACGTCTTCTCACGGGACGCCCACGCCGGGGTCAACCGCAAGAGCGGCGAGCCGTACATCACGCATCCGGTGGCGGTGGCGGTCATTCTGGCGCGGCTGGGCATGGACAGTGACAGCATCATGGCCGGGCTGCTGCACGACACGGTGGAAGACGTGGACGGCGTGACTTTCGAGCAGATCGAGACCCTGTTCGGGCGCGACGTGGCCCGCATCGTGGAGGGCGAGACCAAGGTCAGCAAGCTGAGCAAGCAGGGATCGCAGTCGGCAACTGTTAGTGACGCCGGGCGAGATTTGCAAGCCGAGAACCTGCGCCAGATGCTGATCGCCATGACCGACGACATCCGTATCATCGTGGTCAAGTTGGCGGACCGGCTGCACAACATGCGCACGCTGGCCTCCATGCGGCCCGACAAGCAGCAGCGCATCGCCCGTGAAACGATGGATATCTTTGCCCCGCTGGCGCACCGCCTGGGCATCGGGCAGATCAAGTGGGAGCTGGAAGACCTGAGCTTCCGCTACCTGTACCCCGACGACTTCGCCTACCTGCAAAGCCGCCTGCAAAGCCGCCAGGACGAGCGCGACGCGCTGATCGGCGAGGCGGTCACGCAACTGGACGAGGCGCTGGCCGACGATCTGGAACTGCCCGAATGGGTGGCCGACATCGACATCTCCGGGCGCAGCAAGCACCTGTGGAGCGTTCACTGCAAGATGCAGCGCGAGGGCAAGGGCCTGGAGCAGATTTTCGATCTGCTGGCGATCCGCGTGATCGTGACCCCGCGTGACCTGATCGTGCCCGAGGGCACCGACGACAAGCGCCGTGAGAAGGCCGAGGCCACCCGCGAAAAGCGCATCTGCTACCACACGGTGTCCATCGTGCACAGCATGTGGACCCCGCTGCCGGGCCGCTTCAAGGACTACATCGCCGTGCCCAAGCCCAACGGCTACCAGTCGCTGCACACCACCGTGATCAGCCAGAGCGGCCAGCCCATAGAGGTGCAGATCCGTTCGCGCCGCATGCACGAGGTGGCCGAGTTCGGCGTGGCGGCCCACTGGATGTACAAGCAGGGATCGCAACTGGCGCAGAAGGACCGCGAGAACTGGATCTCCCAGCTCCGCGAATTGCAGGACGAGATCAACGACGCCAGCGATTACATGGACGCGGTCAAGTCCGACATCCTGGGCCAGCGGGTGCGGGTGTTCACGCCGCGCGGGCTGGCGGTCAGCCTGCCGTCGGGCAGCACGACCATCGATTTCGCGTACCACATCCACAGCCGCATCGGCGAGACCACCGTGGGCGCGCGGGTCAACGGCAGCATCGTGCCGCTGGCGCACCGCCTGGGCAACGGCGACATGGTGGAGATCGTGACCAGCAAGAACGGCCACCCCAGCAAGGACTGGCTCAATTTTGCCGTGACCCGCAGCGCCCGCGCCAAGATCAGGCACCATTTCCGGCAACTGGAACGCGACGATGCCCGGCAACGCGGCCACGACATGCTGGAGCGCCATCTGCGCAAACGCCAGCTCCCGGTGCGTCAACTGATGCGGACCAAACTGCTCGAGGACGCCGCCCAGAAGCTGCTCAGCACCCGCAACCCGGATGACTTGTATTTCGCCATCAGCGCGGGCAAGCTGACGCCCTCGGCGGTGGGCCGGGTCCTGTCGCCCAGTCTGGCCAGCGAGCAGGGCACAGCTCCCACCAAACGCGGTCCCAAGCCCCGCGCGCCCGAGACCGGCGGCGTGTACGTGGAGGGCTTTACCACCGCCACCAAGCTCAGCAACTGCTGTTCCCCGATCCGGGGCGATCAGATCATGGGTTACCTGACGCGCGGACGCGGCGTCAGCATCCACCGCATCGACTGCCCCAACATGATCCGGCTGCTGAAAGTCGAACCCGAACGCTGCGTGGCCGCGAGCTGGGATGTGGGCATGCCGGGCCTGACCCTGGTGGACCTGGACGTGGTGGCCCCGGACCGTCACGGCCTGCTGGCCGACGTGCTGGGCGCGCTGAGCGCCGAGAAACGCAGCCCGCTGAAGGTGGAGGCCAACGTGGACCTGGACAACGTGGCGCACATTCTGCTGCGGCTGGGCGTGCGCGGCAACACGGACCTGGAGCAGGTGCGCGCCGCGATTGCCAGGGTGGCGGGCGTGAGCGACATCGTGCGGCTGGGCCGCAACGCCGCGCGCGGGCGCAAGAGCAGCGGGGCCAGCGCGTGAGCGGCGCGCGGGTGCTGGATATTCCCCTGGCGGCGGCGTCCGCCTCGCCACTGTTCCGCAGCGTGACGTGGGGTGTGCCTGCGCTCATCCTCGCCGTGGCGCTGATTCCCGATAGGGAAAACACACCGTTTTTGCGGGTTCTGATGACCACACTGGCGCTGTGTCTCTTTGCCCTGTTCCAGCTCGCCCGGCGCCGTCTGGCCTACACCCTGACCCCCGACGCCGTGGTGATTCAACGCGTGCTGAATCAGACCCGGTTGCCCTATGCCGGTCTGAGCGCCCGCCGGACCTCTGGCGTGCTGGGCTTCCGCACTTTCGGGACCGGGATGCCGGGGTATCTGACGGGGCACTTCACGCTGTCGGACGATGGGCAGGGGGTCAGTCGCGTGCTGGCCGCCGCTTCCGCCAGCCAGGGTGGCGTGCTGCTGCATTCCGCCGACGCCGACTACTTCCTGACCCCTGTCGATCCAGCCGCCTTTCTGGCCGAGCTGGCACGGCGCGGGGTAGGGTTGGCCGCATGACCCTCACGCTTCTGCCGGACCTGGGCGATCTGCTGAGGCTGCACCCGCAGTACAACGCCGGGACCGTGGTGGAAATCATCCGGCATCTGGGCGCATCGGAAGTGCTGTGGGCCAGCGATACGGACCCCGATCACCCGTTGCGCGACGCGTTGCCCGCTGCCCGACTACGGATTCAGGACGGCTTCACGGCGGACTGGGCGTGGGCCGACGCCGAACACGGCCAGCTCCAGGGCTTCCTGAGCCAGTACCCGCAGGGCCGCGAACGCCTGCGTGGGGCGGCGGGGGCCGAGCGTGAGTTCGCCGCGCTGGTGACGGTGCCGATGCTTCCGGCGCAGGTGGTGGGCGCGGAGGTGCTGGACGCTGCCCGCGCCTACCACGCGGCCACCCGCGCCGCGCTGGACGAGGGGCCGGGAACGCACTGGCGCGAGAAACGCCTGACGGAACTGGCGGCGAAACTGGCCGGGCAGACGGGCGTCGTGATCGTTCCGCTGGATGATGTGCCGGGGCTGCTGGACCTGCTGCCGGATTCACGCGTGCCAGACCTGACGGGCTTTGCCCCCGGCGAAACGAGCCGCCTGCGTGCCCTGGCAGACCGCGCGTGGCAACTGCGCGAGGACGACGATCTGAACGCGCTGCTGGCCGCGCTGGACC comes from the Deinococcus sp. AJ005 genome and includes:
- a CDS encoding PH domain-containing protein is translated as MSGARVLDIPLAAASASPLFRSVTWGVPALILAVALIPDRENTPFLRVLMTTLALCLFALFQLARRRLAYTLTPDAVVIQRVLNQTRLPYAGLSARRTSGVLGFRTFGTGMPGYLTGHFTLSDDGQGVSRVLAAASASQGGVLLHSADADYFLTPVDPAAFLAELARRGVGLAA
- a CDS encoding acetate--CoA ligase; its protein translation is MSEPDQVTPIAPSAERFPVPQSVLARLRSDPQADIDAAAADPDAFWLAQARKLEWTREPTQGLSGQAPNFQWFADGETNVTLSALDRHARGEARTRAAFIWLSETGEEQVLTYGMLHERVERAAAGLRALGVGLGERVVIYMPLTPEGCIAMLACARLGAVHSVVYAGLGVGALRDRITDAGARVVITADVGYRRGKLVDLYSVAAEAVADLPQVQHLVLWERIKTFSREHDPRTVAWESLFTHGRAAAVPVGAEHPLYILYTSGSTGKPKGVVHTHGGYVVGTAYHLGALFDVTESDVFFCTSDIGWIVGHGYIVYGPLVAGATVLFREGAPDFPDPGILWRSVEKYGVDVLFTAPTTLRLFMKLGAEVLEPYDLSRLRVIACAGEALNPQAWRWAQQHLGGGLGEGAHAIVIDHWWQTELGAPTLGSHPRWDARPGFVGRPLAGVVADVVDEAGNSLPDNVQGQLVIRRPFPSMMRGIHGNPEKYAQVWSENPAGYLSGDLALRDADGCFSILGRADDVLSVAGHRIGSSDVEDALVSHPAVAEAAVIGIPDELKGQSIVAYVILLASHSAQADSPGLRASIGEHVRRELGPIATLGRVEIVAALPKTRSGKIMRRVLRAQALGEDPGDLTTLEG
- a CDS encoding GGDEF domain-containing protein codes for the protein MAAGETGDVTHEPGAELRHTLHQGLALTALICGVPVLLILWGLEASSADPRVPMLGVYAVMALVCLWAGYRIVSGKSLEGALKITIAFNALFVLFQAYYGVVGGQVSLNMFLMLITNAVFRYLVFGTRSAGLLNLGMFGAALALVLLRAVQGDLKLSFFDLQLFLSTGTVLMLLHALAWYKNSFIALAQKQLRLEHEAWTDALTGLPNRRRLYQQLELLLDPAHPDAAFPDMTVPGKRTVPGQGGSVIMLDIDHFKLVNDTHGHLAGDSALTHIAGLLRQEAQDGETPGRWGGEEFMLILPGATGAGATCRAEALRQRLLASPHPQVGLLTASFGVSACHAGDDLTRLVARVDNALYGAKAAGRDRIHTAEAETASPDFDGDTATMAARVV
- a CDS encoding nucleoside hydrolase, translating into MPVTPTPAQPIILDGDPGHDDAINFLLALISPEFQVLGLTTVFGNVGLDHTTRNALIVRELSGKDVPIFAGADRPLVRGRISAESVHGDSGMDGPDLPTPTRGAEAGHAAQFIIDTVRARPGEVTLVPTGPLTNLALAFRLAPDIVPLVKGVVWMGGSTDTGNWTPAAEFNALADPHAAQIVFTSGVPLTMFGLNVTHQAIAHPARVAAFRTLGTRVGEFAAVLLEFFAEHHRERYGWDGGALHDPMTVAWLLRPELFTSRPMHVEMDLTAGPSAGRTVADMWNVTGQPKNVEVVTGVDADGFFALLVERLGRYP
- a CDS encoding bifunctional (p)ppGpp synthetase/guanosine-3',5'-bis(diphosphate) 3'-pyrophosphohydrolase — its product is MGELRALVTGRPVPEVQGIERAYVFSRDAHAGVNRKSGEPYITHPVAVAVILARLGMDSDSIMAGLLHDTVEDVDGVTFEQIETLFGRDVARIVEGETKVSKLSKQGSQSATVSDAGRDLQAENLRQMLIAMTDDIRIIVVKLADRLHNMRTLASMRPDKQQRIARETMDIFAPLAHRLGIGQIKWELEDLSFRYLYPDDFAYLQSRLQSRQDERDALIGEAVTQLDEALADDLELPEWVADIDISGRSKHLWSVHCKMQREGKGLEQIFDLLAIRVIVTPRDLIVPEGTDDKRREKAEATREKRICYHTVSIVHSMWTPLPGRFKDYIAVPKPNGYQSLHTTVISQSGQPIEVQIRSRRMHEVAEFGVAAHWMYKQGSQLAQKDRENWISQLRELQDEINDASDYMDAVKSDILGQRVRVFTPRGLAVSLPSGSTTIDFAYHIHSRIGETTVGARVNGSIVPLAHRLGNGDMVEIVTSKNGHPSKDWLNFAVTRSARAKIRHHFRQLERDDARQRGHDMLERHLRKRQLPVRQLMRTKLLEDAAQKLLSTRNPDDLYFAISAGKLTPSAVGRVLSPSLASEQGTAPTKRGPKPRAPETGGVYVEGFTTATKLSNCCSPIRGDQIMGYLTRGRGVSIHRIDCPNMIRLLKVEPERCVAASWDVGMPGLTLVDLDVVAPDRHGLLADVLGALSAEKRSPLKVEANVDLDNVAHILLRLGVRGNTDLEQVRAAIARVAGVSDIVRLGRNAARGRKSSGASA